A single genomic interval of Methanofastidiosum sp. harbors:
- the argJ gene encoding bifunctional glutamate N-acetyltransferase/amino-acid acetyltransferase ArgJ: MNIIDGGLTTVKGIKGQGIHAGFKKEKLDFTIIYSDKLCNAAGVFTKNKAAAAPVIVDRDFLSDGKAQAIVCNSGFANACTGNEGIQDALFTAEYTSKKLGINIDNCLVFSTGVIGIPIPMDIMKSAIEKTVPILESSPCASENIARAILTTDLVKKEITIENDGYIISGITKGSGMIHPNMATMLCFILTDANISPDILKESLVSSVNKSFNRISVDGDTSTNDSVIIMANGLSNINVDSNDKIQSFKKSLDYVCIELAKKIARDGEGATKLIECECVGAKSQEDADIASKAVISSSLVKSALFGEDPNWGRIVAAVGYSGAEMDLPNLDVWIGDLMIVRNGKTAGIPKSESRKALQNEFVKILINMNLGEYSSKAWGCDLSYDYVKINAEYHT; encoded by the coding sequence ATGAATATTATTGATGGAGGTCTCACAACAGTCAAGGGTATAAAAGGTCAGGGCATACATGCTGGTTTCAAAAAAGAAAAACTAGATTTCACGATTATTTATTCTGATAAATTGTGTAATGCTGCAGGGGTATTCACTAAAAACAAGGCAGCTGCTGCCCCTGTTATAGTGGATCGTGATTTTCTTTCTGATGGAAAAGCCCAAGCAATTGTATGTAACAGTGGATTTGCAAATGCCTGTACTGGAAATGAAGGAATACAAGATGCTTTATTTACTGCAGAGTATACTAGTAAAAAACTGGGTATTAATATCGATAATTGTTTAGTATTCTCTACAGGGGTAATAGGAATACCTATACCAATGGATATAATGAAAAGTGCAATTGAAAAGACTGTACCGATTCTTGAGAGTTCTCCTTGCGCTTCAGAAAACATAGCAAGGGCCATTTTAACAACGGATCTTGTAAAAAAAGAAATAACAATAGAAAACGATGGATATATCATCTCAGGAATTACAAAAGGAAGTGGAATGATACACCCAAATATGGCGACTATGTTGTGTTTTATTCTTACCGATGCAAATATTTCTCCTGATATCCTAAAAGAATCCCTTGTTTCCTCTGTTAACAAATCTTTTAATCGTATTTCAGTTGATGGCGACACCAGCACAAATGATTCGGTAATAATAATGGCAAATGGCCTTTCAAACATTAATGTTGATTCAAATGATAAAATTCAAAGTTTTAAAAAATCTTTAGATTATGTCTGCATAGAATTAGCCAAAAAAATTGCAAGGGATGGAGAAGGGGCAACAAAGCTAATAGAATGTGAATGCGTTGGTGCCAAGAGCCAAGAAGACGCTGATATAGCATCTAAAGCAGTTATTTCTTCAAGCTTAGTCAAATCCGCTCTTTTTGGGGAAGACCCTAACTGGGGCAGAATTGTAGCGGCTGTGGGATATTCAGGTGCAGAAATGGATCTACCTAATTTAGATGTTTGGATTGGAGACTTAATGATTGTAAGAAATGGCAAGACCGCAGGCATCCCAAAGAGTGAATCAAGAAAAGCATTACAAAATGAATTTGTAAAAATACTAATAAATATGAACTTAGGAGAATATTCGTCTAAAGCTTGGGGTTGTGACTTATCTTATGATTATGTTAAAATTAATGCTGAATACCATACTTAG
- a CDS encoding molybdopterin-dependent oxidoreductase: MDKISLIIFFCSLLLPGCITQDRIKELQSVEIREYQGENLSSFIEVRDVSIKGPQKIDISDYTLEVFGLVMEPKNYTYDQVISTHRKYQKVVHIYCVEGWDSRNLWEGILLTDIFDEVGIDPKASTVIFYAHDGYSTSLPLDYILNNDILLGFKINGITLTPGTGYPFILVAEDKWGYKWAKWITKIEISDNKDFRGYWESRGYSNEGDLNKSFFD; encoded by the coding sequence ATGGATAAAATTAGTTTAATAATATTTTTTTGTTCCTTATTATTACCTGGATGCATAACACAAGATAGGATTAAAGAATTACAGTCTGTTGAAATTAGAGAGTACCAAGGAGAAAATCTTTCTTCCTTTATCGAAGTTAGAGATGTTTCAATAAAAGGACCACAGAAGATAGATATATCGGATTATACATTGGAAGTATTTGGATTAGTAATGGAGCCTAAGAACTATACCTACGACCAAGTCATAAGCACACATAGAAAATATCAGAAAGTTGTACATATATATTGTGTAGAAGGATGGGATTCAAGAAATTTGTGGGAAGGAATACTACTAACTGATATATTTGATGAAGTTGGAATAGATCCAAAAGCATCTACAGTCATATTTTATGCACATGATGGTTACTCTACTTCACTACCTTTAGACTATATCCTCAATAATGATATATTGCTTGGATTTAAAATTAACGGTATCACCCTTACCCCTGGAACAGGATACCCTTTCATCTTAGTTGCGGAAGACAAATGGGGATACAAATGGGCAAAATGGATTACAAAAATTGAAATATCAGATAATAAGGATTTTAGGGGATACTGGGAGAGCAGAGGCTATAGCAATGAAGGAGACCTAAACAAATCATTTTTTGATTAA
- a CDS encoding nascent polypeptide-associated complex protein yields MYPKMDQRKMQKMMKQMGVSTKEIPAERVIIFTKDKKMVFDKPQVTETTMMGQKTYQLAGNYREEAKEIEITINDDDIELVVAQTGADKEKAKNLLIKNKGDIAATIMELQK; encoded by the coding sequence ATGTATCCGAAAATGGATCAAAGAAAAATGCAGAAAATGATGAAACAGATGGGTGTGTCTACTAAAGAGATACCTGCAGAAAGAGTTATTATTTTTACAAAAGATAAAAAAATGGTCTTCGATAAGCCTCAAGTCACTGAAACTACTATGATGGGTCAAAAAACATATCAACTTGCTGGGAATTATAGAGAAGAAGCAAAAGAAATTGAAATCACTATAAATGATGATGATATAGAACTTGTAGTTGCTCAAACAGGTGCAGATAAAGAAAAAGCAAAAAATCTTTTAATAAAAAATAAAGGAGATATTGCAGCCACTATTATGGAACTTCAAAAATAA
- a CDS encoding aspartate aminotransferase family protein yields MNLEEAKNLESNYIFNTYGRFPLVVERGEGCYLYSAEGEKYLDFLAGIAVNSLGHAHPEIVKCISGQAQKVIHVSNFYHIPSQYLLGKKLCETSGLDRAFFCNSGAEANEGAIKLTRRFQSHKGKDEIIYFSHSFHGRTIATLMTTDKDKYRAGFGPFPPGFVRAEFNDVNDIVEKVNKKTAAFLVEPVQGEGGINIASKEFMKTLSDLREDKGILIIFDEVQCGMARTGKWFAFQNYDIKPDIMTLAKALGSGVPIGAIVAKKEVANVLKPGDHGTTFGGNPLATSVGLTVMNTIESDKLIENSRIMGDYLLKELEFMKDMPNVKDLRGIGLMVGIEFEDMCSDFVKRCFDNNLLINCTRDKVIRLVPPLIVSKKEIDEAVEIMKKSS; encoded by the coding sequence ATGAACTTAGAAGAAGCAAAGAATCTTGAAAGTAATTATATATTTAATACATATGGAAGATTTCCTTTAGTAGTAGAAAGAGGGGAAGGATGTTATTTATATTCTGCAGAGGGTGAAAAGTATCTTGACTTTTTAGCAGGCATTGCTGTTAATTCACTTGGACATGCCCACCCAGAGATTGTTAAATGCATATCAGGACAGGCACAAAAAGTAATTCATGTGAGTAATTTTTATCATATCCCTTCCCAATATCTTTTGGGAAAAAAACTATGTGAGACATCTGGACTTGATAGGGCGTTCTTTTGTAATAGTGGTGCTGAAGCAAATGAAGGTGCAATAAAACTAACTAGACGTTTTCAATCTCATAAGGGCAAAGATGAAATAATATACTTTTCACATTCATTCCATGGGAGAACTATTGCAACTTTAATGACTACAGATAAAGACAAGTATAGGGCTGGCTTTGGTCCATTTCCTCCAGGTTTTGTTAGAGCAGAGTTCAACGATGTAAATGACATTGTTGAGAAAGTAAATAAGAAAACAGCTGCATTCTTAGTTGAGCCTGTACAGGGAGAAGGCGGAATCAACATAGCTTCAAAGGAATTTATGAAAACTCTTTCGGACCTTAGAGAAGATAAAGGAATATTGATAATTTTTGATGAAGTACAGTGTGGTATGGCAAGAACGGGAAAATGGTTTGCTTTTCAAAACTATGATATAAAACCAGATATTATGACTTTAGCCAAAGCTCTTGGAAGCGGAGTACCGATAGGCGCGATTGTTGCTAAAAAAGAAGTTGCGAATGTATTAAAACCAGGTGACCATGGGACTACTTTTGGGGGTAATCCTCTTGCTACGTCTGTTGGCTTAACTGTGATGAACACTATTGAATCGGATAAATTGATTGAAAATTCCAGAATCATGGGAGATTATCTACTAAAAGAATTAGAATTTATGAAAGATATGCCGAATGTTAAGGATCTACGAGGTATTGGTCTTATGGTCGGAATCGAGTTTGAAGATATGTGCAGTGATTTTGTAAAAAGATGTTTTGATAATAATCTACTCATAAACTGCACAAGGGACAAAGTCATTAGACTCGTTCCACCATTAATAGTCTCAAAAAAGGAGATTGATGAAGCAGTAGAAATAATGAAAAAATCATCATGA